ACGACAAGCCATTATAGCCACGGTAAACGGTTACTTAGTACGCGAAAAACTGTCGTGCGCCTGATTTTTCCGATCTCGCCGCGGCGTTGTAGCATACGCACCACGCGGGCTGGCTGCGCGGCGCGGCGCCCGGGCATGGAACGGGTGAGCCATCCGCAAAGGGCTGCTGCTGCTTTACAATAGCGTCTTTTGGCAAGCGGGCAATGGCTCGCAACGCCCACCGAATACCCATCACGGTCCGAACCCCATGAGCGAAGTCAAACAAATGCCGGTCGTCGAAATCGGCGGCGAAGATCTCCCGGCCTACTGCCCGAACCCGAAGATGCCGCTGTGGAGCAGCCATCCGCGCGTCTACATCGACGTGAGCCATGGCGAAGCCGCCTGCTCCTATTGCGGCACGCGCTATCGTCTGAAGCCGGGTACCGTGATCAAGGGTCACTGATTTCCTGTTTGCCTCGCGATGCGGACCCGGTGGGCGGCGCGCAGCAAGTGCGGCTTGCGCCGATTGCCCCGCCCCGCCCGGTCCTCCGCCCGTTTCATCGTCACGCTTAACGTATAGAGTCTCCGCCACGATGCATAAAGCCTTGGTGATCGCCCCCAACTGGATTGGGGACGCGCTGATGGCGCAGCCGTTGTTTACCCTGCTCAAGCGTCTGCATCCGCGTCTGACCATCGATGCGATCGCGCCCGGCTGGGTCGCCCCGGTGCTGGAACGCATGCCGGAGATTTCGCGCGTCGTCGCCACCGACCTCGCGCACGGCAAATTGCAGCCGCTCGAGCGCTACCGGCTCGCGAGCGTGCTCGCCGACGAGGGTTACGACGCCGCCTACGTGCTGCCGAATTCGCTGAAGTCGGCCCTGATTCCGTGGCTGGCGCGCATTCCGTTGCGTATCGGATACAAGGGCGAGCAGCGCTACGGCCTGCTCAACGTGCGCCACACGAACCCGCGCAAGGACGAGCGTCCGCCGATGGTTCGGCACTACGCGGCGCTGGCGTTCGCGCCCGGCGCCAAACTGCCCGAGACGCTGCCCACACCGCGCATCGAGGCCGATCTGAACGAGTCGGCCCGCGTATTCGCGCGCTTCGGCCTCGATCTGCGCGTGCCGCTTGTGGTGTTCTGCCCGGGCGCCGAATTCGGGCCGGCCAAGCGCTGGCCGCCTGGTCACTTCGCGCAGCTCGCGCAGTTGGTCCGCCGCTCGTTCCCGTATGCACAGATCGTCGCGCTGGGTTCCGGCAAGGACGGCGCGCTGGCGCAGCAGATCGCCGCCGACGCCCCGTTCGTGCGCAACCTTTGCGGGCAGACCTCACTCGCCGAAGCCTGTGCGCTGCTCGCGCGCGCCAACGCCGTGGTGAGCAACGACTCGGGACTGATGCACGTGACGGCCGCGTTGCGCCGGCCGCAGATCGCCCTGTTCGGTTCGTCCGATCCGCGCCACACACCGCCATTGTCGGATCAGGCGCATATCCTGTGGCTACAATTGGAATGCAGCCCGTGTTTCGCCCGCGAATGCCCATTGGGCCATACGCGCTGCCTGAATGAACTGATGCCTGAGCATGTGTTCGTGAACCTGCGCAACATTTTGCTTACCCAGCGCTGAACCCCGGCGCCGGACCGCGCAAAATGCGAGACGTCGAAAGGCTTCGGCTCGATCCCGGTAACACTCAACGGTAAATCCTCATGCCACGTTTTGTCCGTCTGTTCGATGCCGCCAGTGAAACCATCACGGCCTTTTATGACGCGCTGCGCCGGGGCCAGACGGACCGCGCCATGGCGCTTTGGGCGAACGAGGATTTCGTCAGCTACATTCGCGCCGACGGCACTCGCTGGGACGGGCTCGAGCAGATCCGCAGCGGCCTCGTCGCGCAATTCTCCCAGAGCGTGGTGCTGATCGATTCGCTGGACACGACCGAATACGACACCGTCGGCACGGTCGTACACACGGCGACCGAAGCCATTCGTGTCGGCAACGAAGACGCCGGGCAAAACACTGCCCAGCTCATCCACACGACCTACGTTCTGGTTCACGAGCAGGGTGACTGGCGCTTCGCCCACATTCACTCCAGCCCGCTGCCGCCGCATGCCGTCGAGCAATTCAGCCTGATGATGCACGCGCGTCCGGACGGGCTGCATTGATCGGACCGGTGCCCGGATGACAGCGCGCCAGGCGCCCTTTCTCGCACAGGATTACCGGCCGCCCCGGTGGCTGCCCGACGGGCATAGCCAGACCATCTACCCCGCATTGCTTGGCCGCCGCCCGTCGGTCGAGTTCCGTCGCGAGACATGGGATACGCCCGACGGCGATTTCGTGGACGTCGACTGGCTGATTGCACCGCCCGCGTCCGAAAAAACGCCGCCCGCGCCCGAGGCACTGGTCGACACGCCGCTCGTCGTGCTGTTTCACGGGCTGGAAGGCGGCTCGGGCAGTCATTACGCCCGCACCCTCATGCGTGAAGTCGAAGCGCAAGGCTGGCGCGGCGTAATCCCGCACTTTCGCAGTTGCAGCGGCCGCCTGAACCGCGCCCCGCGCTTCTATCACTCGGGCGACAGCACCGAGGTCGACTGGATGCTGCAACGCCTGCGCGCCAGCACGTCGGGGCCGATCTTCGCGGCTGGCGTGTCGCTCGGCGGCAACGTGCTGTTGCGCTGGCTCGGCGAGCGCGAGGGCCATGCCTCGCAGGTCGTGAGCGCGGCCTGCGCCATCTCCGCGCCGCTCGATCTCCGGGCGGGAGGACTCGCGCTGTCCCGTGGTTTCAACATGGTGTACACGCGCAATTTCCTCGGCACGCTCAAGAAGAAGGCGCTGGCCAAGCTCGACCAGTACCCGGGCCTCTACGACCGTGCGCTCATGATGGCGGCGCGCGATCTCGGCGAATTCGACCATGTGGTGACCGCGCCGCTACACGGCTTCCATAGCGCCTTCGATTACTACACGCGCGCCTCGAGCAAGCCGATCCTGCCGGCCATCGAAGTGCCGACGCTCGTCATCAATGCCCGCAACGACCCGTTCCAACCCGCCAGCGCCCTGCCCGGCGAAGACGACGTGGGACGCTTCGTTCAATTGCTGCAACCCGCGCACGGTGGACACGTCGGCTTCATGAGCGGGCCGTTTCCGGGCGGCCTGACATGGATGCCGCGCACGGTCGTCGACTATTTCCGTCAGTTTCTGCGGAGTGCGGTGTGAATGCCGCGTGAGCGTTCCATGAGCCCGCCATGCGTGCCCGGCAAGTCCCATGCGAGCGCCGCGCAGGCGTTCCGGGCACGTTCCGGCCCATCGACATACATGAAGGTGTCCTAATGGATGAAATCGTTCGACAGGCGATGGCCAAGTGGCCCAATGTGCCGCATTGCTACGGCTGGCTCGCCCTGGATCGCCGAGGCCAATGGCGCATGCGCGACGAACAGGCCCAGGCCGAAGGCTCGGCGGGCGATCCGATTCGTCACGCCGCATTGATCGCGTTTATCGCCCGCAACTATGCAAGCGACGACGAGGGCCGCTGGTATTTTCAGAATGGCCCGCAACGGGTTTACGTGTCGTTGGCGTACGCGCCGTTCGTGGTGCGGCTGACCTGGGACGCGTCGGCGAACGACGGTCGCGGCGCGCCGGTACTCATCGATCAGTTGGGGAAGGCGTTCGTCCCGCAGATCTGTCTGCTGGACGAAGACGGCAACGTGGCCTTTGCGGGGAACGCGCAGGGCGAAGAGAATACGTCGCTCGCGTTGCTACACGACCACGACATCGATCTGCTTACGCAGGTCTCCAATCTGCCGCAGGCCTATGAGATTGCGCAGACGTCGGACGATACCGCAGAGGCCAAAGGCGCCGTGCGACTGCATTGGCGCAACGGCGATGCCTTGCCTTTCATGACGGTGCACGCTGGCACGCTGCCTCAGACGTACGGGTTCGAGCGCGATCCCCGCGCGAGCCGCGCCGATTGACACGCGCCCCGGGGACATCGCCCCCGGACGTTCTCGCTGCCGTAGACAACGATCGTCGAATATTGCCGCCGAGAATCACCACCGAGAATCACCGCCGAAAATCACCGCCGAAAATCACCGCCGAAAATCACCGCCGAAAATCACCGCCGAAGGTCGTCGCCGAAGGTCGTCGCCGAAAAGGTCGGGATATCGGCGCAGGTAGAACGTCTCGACCTCGTCCCTGGCGTCACGCTGTGTCAGAAGCCGCCACGGCTCGCGCGAGACGCCCGCGGCGAGCGCGGCGGTGCAGGCCACGCCCACGTACCAGCCGTATTGCCCGCCCTCGGTGCCGGCGACAGACGACGCGCCATAAAACGCGAACGACAGCAGGCTCGCGAATTGCCCGGTCAGCAGCGTTGCGCTGGCGACTCTGATACGCACGGAGGATGGCATCGCCATGACGCGTCTATCGACGCCCGTCATGGACAGACAAGCCCCGAAGATGCCAGCAGCCATCAATGCAGCCCCCAGCGCGACGACGGCACTTGAGGCCGACGCGGTAACGAGGCTCGCGCAGAGCGCCACCCAGACCGACAAGTAACCCGGCCTTCGTCTCAACACGCCGGATAACAGCGGGTGGACGAGAACGACACCGCCAATCGACCCGGCAACGAACATGGAGACCAGCCACCCCACTTGTGAGTCGTCGAGACCGGTGCATCTCACCAATTGGGGAATCAGTATCGGCACGACACCCGCCGTTGCAACACCGAGCAAGATGTCTTGCAGCGAGAAGAATCGTTCGGCTGGCAAACGGAATTTCAGCACGAAGCCCGCGAGCGCCAGTCGCCAATGCGTCTCACGGCGGGTTGACGCCGTGCCCCCGGCGACCTTCGTTGCCGGCCATACCGGCAATCGCAGCGCCGGTGGAATCAAGAAACACCCGAGTATCGCGACACAACCCATGGCGTATTCGTGGCGCCAGCGTGCCAATGCGCCGGCGGCCAGCAAGGGCCCGCCAACGCGACCGAGATTCACGACGACCCGCCGCAGACGAAATGCCGACAGTACGCGGGCTCTGCCCGGCGTCTCCGCAGGGTAGAGACTCAGCAACGGTTGCACGACTGCGAAGGCGATCACGGCAATCACATCGTTCACCACCCAAAACACGAGGCTTTGCGTGGCGCTCATCGCCGCCAGCCGTGAGACGCCGGTGAGCGCAATGACACCACAAGCCCCGCGCATGACCCGACCTCGGGGTAATCGTTCGGTCCACGTGGCAGCAAGAGGCAACGCGATGACGGCACATACGGCGAGCGCCATCTCGTAGATCACGACGCTCGCGGTGCCGAATCGCGCAAGCAGGACGAACGGCACCATCGCGTTCCACATGCCGAGATAGGCTGCGAGCAACGCATCCAGGAGCAAATAGATGACGAATGACGGCACGATGAGATGAAAAGATGAACAGCCGCCCCGATAGACTGGGCGCGGCCGCCGCAGCGTTGGGATGCAAGCTCAGCCGAACTGCTTGTTGAAGTCCTTCTCGTCTTCCTTGTCTTCGCGATAGCGGCGCTGGAACTCGTGCAGTTTCGCGTCGATGGTCGACATCTCGTAGAAGTCGGCGTCGCCCGCATCGCGCGCCAGCTTCAACTGGCTGACCGCCGCCATCCATTGCCCCTGCAAGGCATATTGCTCCGCGAGCGCTTCATGCTGGCGTGCACGCTTGCCGCCCGCCGCCCACGCCCCGGCCAGCGCCCGCCACCAGATCGGTTCGCTGCGGTAGCGCTCGACCTGCGCCTGCAGGAACTTCGTGGCTTCCGGTATGCGCTGGCTGGCAACGAGAGCGTCGGCGTACGCCATGTCGGCAGCCTGCGACAACGGAAACGCGGCGCGCGCTTGCGTGGCGATGCGCAACGCTTCCTCGGGGCGGCCCGACTGCCGCGCAATGTCCGAACCCAGCACGGCCAGACTCGGCGTGCCCGGCCCCGTCCCGCCAAAGGCCGTGCGCGACTTTTCCAGCGCATCGCGTGCAGGTTCCCAGCGGCGCTGCTTGAACTCGGCGAGTGCGACAGCGTACCAGGCACCCGCCACACTCGGGGCTGTCTGGGTGCGAATGGCGGTCCGTTGTGCGTCGGCGATCGTCGCGTAATCGCTGGCCGACTTCTGTTGCAAGACGAGCGCGCGGGCGCGCACGAACGCGTATTCCGGCGATTGCTCAGGCTGACGGTACCCCGCGCCGCGCGAGCGATTGAGCATGTCGGCAATGCGATCGGTCGTGAGCGGGTGAGTCCGCACATATTCCGGCACCCCAGCTTCGTTAATAGCGTCGGCGCGTTGCAGGCGTTCGAAAAAGGTCGGCATGGCGTATGTATCGAAGCCGGCCGCTTGCAGCAACTGAAAGCCGACGCGATCCGCCTCGCGCTCCGCGTCTCGCGAGAAGCGCAGTTGCCGGTCGACGGCCAGCCCCTGCCCGCCCATCGCGATCCCCATGCCGAGGTCGGGACTGCGCGCGCCGATGCCCGCGAGCAAGCCAAGCAGCAGCCCGCCGAGCGCAATCCACGAATTTTGCGATTGCTGCCCGAGCATGCGCGCGATGTGGTGTTGCAGCACGTGCCCCGTTTCGTGACCGACCACCGACGCCAGTTCCGACTCGGTGCGCGTGGTGACGATCAGGCCG
This is a stretch of genomic DNA from Pandoraea faecigallinarum. It encodes these proteins:
- a CDS encoding MFS transporter codes for the protein MPSFVIYLLLDALLAAYLGMWNAMVPFVLLARFGTASVVIYEMALAVCAVIALPLAATWTERLPRGRVMRGACGVIALTGVSRLAAMSATQSLVFWVVNDVIAVIAFAVVQPLLSLYPAETPGRARVLSAFRLRRVVVNLGRVGGPLLAAGALARWRHEYAMGCVAILGCFLIPPALRLPVWPATKVAGGTASTRRETHWRLALAGFVLKFRLPAERFFSLQDILLGVATAGVVPILIPQLVRCTGLDDSQVGWLVSMFVAGSIGGVVLVHPLLSGVLRRRPGYLSVWVALCASLVTASASSAVVALGAALMAAGIFGACLSMTGVDRRVMAMPSSVRIRVASATLLTGQFASLLSFAFYGASSVAGTEGGQYGWYVGVACTAALAAGVSREPWRLLTQRDARDEVETFYLRRYPDLFGDDLRRRPSAVIFGGDFRR
- a CDS encoding YheT family hydrolase gives rise to the protein MTARQAPFLAQDYRPPRWLPDGHSQTIYPALLGRRPSVEFRRETWDTPDGDFVDVDWLIAPPASEKTPPAPEALVDTPLVVLFHGLEGGSGSHYARTLMREVEAQGWRGVIPHFRSCSGRLNRAPRFYHSGDSTEVDWMLQRLRASTSGPIFAAGVSLGGNVLLRWLGEREGHASQVVSAACAISAPLDLRAGGLALSRGFNMVYTRNFLGTLKKKALAKLDQYPGLYDRALMMAARDLGEFDHVVTAPLHGFHSAFDYYTRASSKPILPAIEVPTLVINARNDPFQPASALPGEDDVGRFVQLLQPAHGGHVGFMSGPFPGGLTWMPRTVVDYFRQFLRSAV
- the waaF gene encoding lipopolysaccharide heptosyltransferase II, translated to MHKALVIAPNWIGDALMAQPLFTLLKRLHPRLTIDAIAPGWVAPVLERMPEISRVVATDLAHGKLQPLERYRLASVLADEGYDAAYVLPNSLKSALIPWLARIPLRIGYKGEQRYGLLNVRHTNPRKDERPPMVRHYAALAFAPGAKLPETLPTPRIEADLNESARVFARFGLDLRVPLVVFCPGAEFGPAKRWPPGHFAQLAQLVRRSFPYAQIVALGSGKDGALAQQIAADAPFVRNLCGQTSLAEACALLARANAVVSNDSGLMHVTAALRRPQIALFGSSDPRHTPPLSDQAHILWLQLECSPCFARECPLGHTRCLNELMPEHVFVNLRNILLTQR
- a CDS encoding nuclear transport factor 2 family protein yields the protein MPRFVRLFDAASETITAFYDALRRGQTDRAMALWANEDFVSYIRADGTRWDGLEQIRSGLVAQFSQSVVLIDSLDTTEYDTVGTVVHTATEAIRVGNEDAGQNTAQLIHTTYVLVHEQGDWRFAHIHSSPLPPHAVEQFSLMMHARPDGLH
- a CDS encoding zinc-finger domain-containing protein, with protein sequence MSEVKQMPVVEIGGEDLPAYCPNPKMPLWSSHPRVYIDVSHGEAACSYCGTRYRLKPGTVIKGH
- a CDS encoding DUF2946 family protein, with the protein product MDEIVRQAMAKWPNVPHCYGWLALDRRGQWRMRDEQAQAEGSAGDPIRHAALIAFIARNYASDDEGRWYFQNGPQRVYVSLAYAPFVVRLTWDASANDGRGAPVLIDQLGKAFVPQICLLDEDGNVAFAGNAQGEENTSLALLHDHDIDLLTQVSNLPQAYEIAQTSDDTAEAKGAVRLHWRNGDALPFMTVHAGTLPQTYGFERDPRASRAD